A region of uncultured Desulfobacter sp. DNA encodes the following proteins:
- a CDS encoding alpha/beta fold hydrolase, with product MQAQLNGIQLAYDEAGQGPAVLLIHGFPLCRHMWGPQMQALAAAGFRAVVPDLRGFGESESGTKVGSTDLLADDVIALMDSLGIEKAVVGGMSMGGYVLLNLLARYPQRICAACFIVTRADADDETARGKRNHLIAEVKAGRPEVVPNVFTPLLFADGTVAARPDVVKQVRGWMEATPASGLVLGLEAIRDRLDSSALLPQLKIPALIIGAREDKAIPPEKSTDLSEQIPGAQLCMLPAAGHMVNLEQPEAFNSALLDFLGDNKNKF from the coding sequence ATGCAAGCGCAGCTTAACGGTATTCAATTGGCGTATGATGAAGCAGGGCAGGGACCTGCGGTATTGTTGATTCACGGATTTCCCCTTTGCCGTCACATGTGGGGCCCCCAGATGCAGGCGTTGGCTGCTGCGGGGTTTAGGGCTGTGGTTCCCGATCTGAGAGGGTTTGGGGAAAGTGAGTCCGGCACCAAGGTCGGCTCGACGGACCTGTTGGCCGACGATGTGATTGCGCTGATGGATTCTCTGGGTATTGAGAAAGCCGTGGTGGGCGGCATGTCCATGGGCGGGTATGTTCTGCTCAACCTGCTGGCCCGTTACCCGCAACGGATTTGCGCTGCCTGTTTTATCGTCACCCGGGCCGACGCCGACGATGAAACCGCCCGGGGCAAGCGCAACCATCTGATCGCTGAGGTGAAAGCCGGTCGGCCCGAGGTGGTGCCCAATGTTTTTACCCCCCTTCTTTTTGCTGATGGAACCGTTGCTGCCCGTCCTGATGTGGTGAAACAGGTGCGCGGCTGGATGGAGGCGACCCCAGCCTCCGGGTTGGTTTTGGGACTGGAGGCCATCCGGGATCGGCTTGATTCATCGGCGTTGCTGCCTCAACTGAAAATCCCGGCATTGATCATAGGTGCCCGGGAGGACAAGGCGATTCCGCCGGAAAAATCCACGGACCTGTCCGAACAGATTCCAGGGGCCCAGCTTTGCATGTTGCCCGCTGCCGGTCATATGGTAAATCTGGAGCAGCCGGAAGCATTTAATTCTGCACTGCTTGATTTCCTGGGTGACAACAAAAATAAATTCTGA